One genomic window of Plasmodium falciparum 3D7 genome assembly, chromosome: 10 includes the following:
- a CDS encoding rifin — translation MKFSYFNILLFSIPLNILINDQRNHKSTTHHTLKIPITRLLCECELYSPDNYDNDAEMKRVMQQFEDRTSQRFHEYDERMQSKRMQCKDRCDKEIQKIILKDKIEKELSQHLSTLETNIDTNDIPTCVCEKSLADKVEKGCLRCGYGLGTVAPTVGLIGAVAVNELKKAAMAIAIKDAIAEGLVAGETARIQASIKAVILGIKSKFRIDTLGGEVLESIITAQKYDDVSLISESIYMQYQSTCLPQYVGHGADLSKPICHTVYTLDFVQGKVHVPGSLQGSIKKALEKIVAEAKSNAVSETANVTTRQTAVFESRNIAAVDATYASYQTAIVASVVAILVIVLVMLIIYLILRYRRKKKMKKKLQYIKLLKE, via the exons atgaagttctcctattttaatatattactattttccattccattaaatatattg ATAAATGACCAAAGGAACCATAAAAGCACCACACATCATACATTAAAAATACCAATCACTAGATTATTATGCGAATGTGAATTATATTCACCGGAcaattatgataatgatgcAGAAATGAAAAGGGTGATGCAACAATTTGAGGATCGTACATCACAAAGATTTCACGAATATGATGAACGTATGCAAAGTAAACGAATGCAATGTAAAGATCGATGTGACaaagaaatacaaaaaattattttaaaagataaaatcgAAAAGGAATTGTCACAACATTTGTCAACATTAGAAACAAACATAGACACCAATGACATACCTACATGTGTTTGCGAAAAATCCTTAGCAGATAAAGTGGAAAAAGGTTGTTTACGATGTGGGTATGGTCTAGGAACAGTTGCACCAACGGTTGGATTAATTGGTGCAGTTGCTGTAAATGAGTTGAAAAAAGCTGCTATGGCTATCGCTATTAAAGATGCCATAGCTGAGGGTTTGGTTGCGGGTGAAACTGCACGTATTCAGGCAAGTATTAAAGCAGTTATTTTAGGAATTAAATCAAAATTCCGTATAGATACTTTAGGTGGTGAAGTACTGGAATCAATTATTACTGCGCAAAAATATGATGATGTCTCACTCATTAGTGAATCTATTTATATGCAATATCAATCAACATGTCTACCTCAGTACGTTGGCCATGGCGCTGATCTTAGTAAGCCTATTTGCCATACAGTTTATACATTAGATTTTGTTCAAGGGAAAGTTCATGTCCCAGGTTCATTACAAGGTTCTATAAAAAAAGCTTTAGAAAAAATTGTTGCAGAAGCTAAATCCAACGCTGTTAGTGAAACTGCCAATGTTACTACTAGACAAACAGCAGTATTTGAATCAAGAAACATAGCTGCAGTAGACGCTACATATGCTAGTTATCAGACTGCTATTGTGGCTTCTGTCGTTGCAATATTGGTAATAGTTTTGGTCatgttaattatttatttaattttacgttatcgtaggaaaaaaaaaatgaagaaaaaactccaatatataaaattattaaaagaatag
- a CDS encoding rifin gives MKLHYTKILLFSLLLNILAHNKNKSYTTIHTPITTSRVLIECNVYIPNYDNDPDMKSVKENFDRQTSQRFEEYNERMIDKRQKCKEQCEKDIQKIILKDKIEKELAEKFVTLQTDISINDIPTCVCEKSVADKVEKTCLKCGGVLGGGITPGWGLISGIVYTGWKAAALAAAKKAAIAEGAAKGLAEGIKEGIQEVMKGLCRDFRLSEVDVKKLGLVFDGKNYNNTEYIFKAIFSKFDESCMPSSTGAVRGASEPICNSVWSKFVFTNRSSSRNSIINAIKENVETIVSQAETTAGATKEMVTQEVTSAAIKTNTTAVNATYASCQTVIIASVVAIVVIVLVMIIIYLVLRYRRKKKMKKKLEYIKLLKE, from the exons atgaaactaCACTAcactaaaatattattattttcccttctattaaatatattg gcacataataaaaataaatcatacaCCACTATACATACACCAATTACTACATCACGAGTGTTAATCGAATGTAACGTATATATTCCcaattatgataatgatcCGGATATGAAATCTGTAAAGGAAAATTTCGATCGACAAACATCACAACGTTTTGAAGAATATAATGAACGTATGATAGATAAACGCCAAAAATGTAAAGAACAATGCGAAAaagatatacaaaaaattattttaaaagataaaatagaaaaagaattGGCTGAAAAGTTTGTCACATTACAAACAGATATATCTATCAATGATATACCAACCTGTGTTTGCGAAAAATCAGTCGCAGATAAAGTTGAAAAAACATGTTTAAAATGTGGAGGTGTGTTGGGAGGTGGTATTACACCCGGTTGGGGTTTGATCAGCGGTATTGTATATACTGGATGGAAAGCAGCAGCGTTGGCAGCTGCTAAGAAAGCGGCTATAGCTGAGGGTGCAGCTAAGGGTTTGGCTGAAGGTATTAAGGAAGGTATTCAAGAAGTCATGAAAGGATTATGTAGAGATTTTAGGTTATCAGAAGTAGATGTTAAGAAATTGGGCTTAGTTTTTGatggaaaaaattataataataccgaatatatttttaaagctattttttcaaaatttgATGAGTCATGTATGCCATCTAGCACTGGCGCTGTCCGTGGCGCTAGTGAGCCTATTTGTAATTCGGTGTGGAGCAAATTTGTATTTACAAATCGTTCTTCAAGTAGAAATTCAATAATAAATgctataaaagaaaatgtagaAACTATCGTCTCACAAGCCGAAACTACTGCTGGAGCAACTAAAGAAATGGTAACTCAAGAAGTTACCTCCGCAGCTATAAAAACCAACACTACTGCAGTAAACGCTACATATGCTAGTTGCCAGACTGTTATTATTGCTTCTGTCGTTGCAATAGTAGTTATAGTTTTagttatgataattatttatttagttTTACGTTAtcgacgaaaaaaaaaaatgaagaaaaaactcgaatatataaaactacTAAAGGAATAG
- a CDS encoding rifin: MKVHYINILLFVIPLNILINDQRNHKSTTHHTLKIPITRLLCECELYTPANYDNDPQMKEVMDNFNRQTQQRFHEYDERMVEKRMQCKDKCDKEIQKIILKDKLEKELMDKFATLHTDIQSDAIPTCVCEKSVADKMEKGCLRCGSILGAAMPEMGSIGGSLLSALSAWKPVAIEAAEKAAIAKATDLATQAGMREVVLKIEQFLKNFTEKEGLVNFTSVVNKSNFKCPTALFQNANELLSDSCIPDEVTNRTSTFCSTIAYGEKTTFEPFAQAGATTFQETLTAKTPVLQARYTAAVKTAYGGYQTAIIASIVAIVVIVLIMVIIYKILRYRRKKKMKKKLQYIKLLEE; encoded by the exons atgaaagtacattatattaatatattattgtttgttattccattaaatatattg ATAAATGACCAAAGGAACCATAAAAGCACCACACATCATACATTAAAAATACCAATCACTAGATTATTATGCGAATGTGAATTATATACACCTGCCAACTATGATAATGACCCACAAATGAAAGAAGTTATGGATAATTTCAATCGTCAAACACAACAGAGATTTCATGAATATGACGAACGTATGGTCGAAAAACGAATGCAATGTAAAGATAAATGCGATAAAGAAatccaaaaaattatattaaaagataaattagaaaaagaattaatggACAAATTTGCCACATTACATACGGATATACAAAGTGACGCTATTCCAACATGTGTTTGCGAAAAGTCTGTGGCGGACAAAATGGAAAAAGGATGCTTGAGATGTGGAAGTATATTAGGTGCCGCGATGCCTGAAATGGGCTCGATAGGTGGAAGTCTTTTAAGTGCTTTAAGTGCCTGGAAACCTGTGGCAATTGAGGCTGCTGAAAAAGCGGCCATAGCTAAGGCTACTGATCTTGCTACGCAAGCTGGTATGAGAGAAGTCGTCCTTAAAATTGAGCAATTTCTTAAGAATTTTACTGAAAAAGAAGGATTAGTTAACTTCACATCAGTTGTTAATAAATCAAATTTTAAATGTCCTACTGCTCTATTTCAAAATGCTAATGAACTACTAAGTGATTCGTGTATACCTGATGAAGTAACTAATAGGACGAGTACTTTTTGTAGTACGATAGCCTACGGTGAGAAAACTACGTTTGAACCTTTCGCACAAGCTGGTGCTACCACATTTCAGGAGACATTGACAGCCAAAACACCAGTACTTCAAGCAAGATACACAGCTGCAGTAAAAACTGCATATGGAGGTTACCAGACTGCTATTATTGCTTCGATTGTTGCAATAGTGGTCATAGTTTTAATtatggtaataatatataagattttacgttatcgacgaaaaaaaaaaatgaagaaaaaactacaatacataaaattattagaagaataa
- a CDS encoding rifin has product MKLHFPKILLFFFPSNILLTSYHVHSKNKPHTTPHHTPTTTSRVLSECDTQSTNYNNDEDIKSVKEIFDRQTSQRFEEYEERMQEKRQKRKEKCDKNIQKIIQKDKREKSLEEKVEKCCLICGCGLGGVAASVGIFGTIAVNEWTKAAIEIAKGIGMNKATSAGVAKGIEATIDGLKGMLGFGNLRGVDIPAMVTEKSFNDANLLVPSIQKAYYNSCSQIPTGSAKPPFCGAVETNMQIVFSSAHSIAMESGELATKTTATLSPQFISDEITLAKTASTNLYNVITYSVIVIILIVLVMLIIYLVLRYRRKKKMNKKQQYTKLLNQ; this is encoded by the exons ATGAAACTGCACTTccctaaaatattattatttttctttccaTCAAATATATTGTTAACATCATATCAT gtACATAGTAAAAATAAACCACACACCACACCACATCATACACCAACTACTACATCACGAGTGTTAAGCGAATGTGACACACAATCgacaaattataataatgatgaggaTATCAAATCAGTGAAGGAAATTTTCGATCGACAAACGTCACAACGTTTTGAAGAATACGAAGAACGTATGCAAGAAAAACGCCAAAAACGTAAAGAAAAATGtgacaaaaatatacaaaaaattattcaaaaaGATAAAAGGGAAAAATCATTAGAAGAAAAAGTGGAAAAATGTTGTCTTATATGTGGGTGTGGTCTAGGAGGTGTAGCAGCAAGTGTTGGAATATTTGGAACAATTGCTGTAAATGAGTGGACAAAAGCTGCTATTGAGATTGCTAAGGGAATAGGTATGAATAAAGCTACATCTGCTGGTGTTGCTAAGGGTATAGAAGCAACAATAGATGGGTTAAAAGGCATGTTAGGTTTTGGTAATTTACGGGGTGTTGATATCCCAGCAATGGTTACTGAAAAATCGTTCAATGATGCAAATCTTCTTGTACCTTCTATTCAGAAAGCATATTATAATTCATGCAGTCAAATACCTACTGGATCAGCAAAACCGCCTTTTTGTGGTGCTGTAGAAACCAATATGCAAATAGTTTTTAGTTCTGCACATAGTATAGCAATGGAATCTGGAGAATTAGCGACCAAAACAACTGCCACGCTTTCTCCTCAATTTATTTCTGATGAGATTACTTTGGCAAAAACTGCAAGTACTAATTTGTATAATGTAATTACTTACTCAGTTATTGTAATAATCCTTATCGTTCTGGTTatgttgataatatatttagttTTACGTTAtcgtagaaaaaaaaaaatgaataaaaaacaacaatacacaaaattattaaatcaataa
- a CDS encoding rifin yields MKLYYFKILLFSLLLNILAHNKNKSYIAPHIPTTTTRVLSECNVYIPNYDNDPDMNSVRENFHKKTEQRFHEYDKRMIKNRQKRKEERDKNIQEIIEKDRMDKSLAEKVEKGCLKCGCGLGGVAASIGIFGTIAVNEWTKAATAAAIDLAIQEGIDAGVKVVIAEIKATNAFKSIWYVELSSFINGSNYNTVDGLSAATKAALDSIGKRCTSSIVDRACNGILNNSDGWFSSIAEAGKQAATAATESAKTTKLVDVTTTSTHLYSAIGYSVLAIFIILLVMVIIYLILRYRRKKK; encoded by the exons atgaaactgTACtactttaaaatattattattttcccttctattaaatatattg gcacataataaaaataaatcatacaTAGCACCGCATATACCAACTACTACAACACGAGTGTTAAGCGAATGTAACGTATATATTCCcaattatgataatgatcCGGATATGAATTCTGTGAGGGAAAATTTCCATAAGAAAACAGAACAAAGATTTCATGAATACGACAAACGTATGATCAAAAACAGACAGAAACGTAAAGAAGAACGtgacaaaaatatacaagAAATTATTGAAAAAGATAGAATGGACAAATCATTAGCAGAAAAAGTGGAAAAAGGTTGTCTTAAGTGTGGGTGTGGGTTAGGAGGTGTTGCAGCAAGTATTGGAATATTTGGAACAATTGCTGTAAATGAGTGGACAAAAGCTGCTACGGCTGCGGCAATTGATTTGGCTATTCAGGAGGGTATTGATGCTGGTGTAAAGGTAGTAATTGCAGAAATAAAAGCAACTAATGCTTTTAAAAGTATATGGTATGTAGAATTGTCAAGTTTCATTAATGGATCAAATTATAATACTGTCGATGGTCTTTCTGCAGCAACTAAGGCTGCCTTGGATTCAATTGGAAAACGGTGCACATCTAGTATTGTGGATAGAGCGTGCAACGGAATATTAAACAATAGTGATGGGTGGTTTAGTTCAATTGCGGAAGCCGGTAAACAAGCTGCTACTGCCGCAACTGAAAGTGCTAAAACAACTAAACTTGTTGATGTAACAACTACAAGTACACATTTGTACAGTGCAATTGGTTATTCAGTTCTTgccatatttattatattattggttatggtaattatttatttaattttacgttatcgaagaaaaaaaaaatga
- a CDS encoding rifin: MKLHYTKILLFFFPLYILEHNQNKPYITQHHTPTTTSRVLSECDIPTSNYNNDEDMKSVKENFDRQTSKRFDEYEERMKDKRQKRKEERDKNIQEIIEKDRMDKLLAEKVEKGCLRCGCALGGVAASVGLFGGLGIYVSKSAALATAIAEGAETAKAAGEAARIPAAIDAVIKGIETKFGVSTLGGQKMETFFNTTLYTEVSKIADAVYNQYAATCITSGNGARGPICTLAWQYSESRGNVVSAYNSIEVAVKPIVSQAETVAERAVKTATDEAIQRSIGVVESTYAICQTAIIASVVAIIIIALVMIIIYLVLRYRRKKKMNKKLQYTKLLNQ, from the exons atgaaactgCACTAcactaaaatattattatttttctttccattatatatattg GAacataatcaaaataaacCATACATTACACAACATCATACACCAACTACTACATCACGAGTGTTAAGCGAATGTGATATACCTACgtcaaattataataatgatgaggaTATGAAATCTGTGAAGGAAAATTTCGATCGACAAACGTCAAAACGTTTTGATGAATACGAAGAACGTATGAAAGATAAACGCCAAAAACGTAAAGAAGAACGtgacaaaaatatacaagAAATTATTGAAAAAGATAGGATGGACAAATTATTAGCAGAAAAAGTAGAAAAAGGTTGTCTTAGGTGTGGGTGTGCGTTAGGTGGTGTTGCAGCAAGTGTTGGATTATTCGGGGGATTGGGTATCTATGTTTCTAAAAGCGCAGCGTTGGCAACAGCTATAGCTGAAGGTGCTGAGACCGCTAAAGCTGCCGGTGAAGCTGCACGTATTCCAGCAGCTATTGATGCAGTCATTAAAGGAATAGAAACAAAATTTGGTGTATCGACTCTAGGTGGTCAGAAAATGGAAACCTTTTTTAATACAACACTTTATACGGAGGTCTCAAAGATTGCTGATGCTGTTTATAATCAATATGCTGCTACATGTATAACATCTGGAAATGGCGCTCGTGGTCCTATTTGCACTTTGGCGTGGCAATATTCTGAAAGTCGAGGGAATGTTGTTTCAGCGTATAATTCTATAGAAGTAGCTGTAAAACCTATCGTCTCACAAGCCGAAACTGTTGCTGAAAGAGCTGTAAAAACGGCTACTGATGAAGCTATACAAAGAAGCATTGGTGTAGTAGAATCTACATATGCTATTTGTCAGACTGCTATAATTGCTTCTGTTGTtgcaataataattatagctttagtaatgataattatatatttagttTTACGTTATcgtagaaaaaagaaaatgaataaaaaactACAATACACAAAATTGttaaatcaataa
- a CDS encoding rifin, producing MKLHFPKILLFFFPSNILLTSYHVHSKNKPHTTPHHTPTTTTRVLSECDIRSSIYDNDAEMKSVKETFDRQTSQRFEEYEERMKGKRQKRKEERDKNIQEIIEKDRMDKSLAEKVEKGCLKCGCGLGGVAASIGIFGTIAVNEWTKAATATATQKGIEAGINVVIDTLKNLFHIDGVTDLKWKTLITAQNYTDKSLVDGVIRELARTLCRGSEDTAGGFCLFTDKANTLTQAINGHVPKAISKGTAEFVTVTEAEIGNVTTTGGAYFTGIIVSVVVIVVIVLVMIIIYLVLRNRRKTKMTKKLQYMKLLKE from the exons ATGAAACTGCACTTccctaaaatattattatttttctttccaTCAAATATATTGTTAACATCATATCAT gtACATAGTAAAAATAAACCACACACCACACCACATCATACACCAACTACTACAACACGAGTGTTAAGCGAATGTGACATCCGATCGTCAatttatgataatgatgCGGAGATGAAATCAGTGAAGGAAACTTTCGATCGACAAACATCACAACGTTTTGAAGAATACGAAGAACGTATGAAAGGTAAACGCCAAAAACGTAAAGAAGAACGtgacaaaaatatacaagAAATTATTGAAAAAGATAGAATGGACAAATCATTAGCAGAAAAAGTGGAAAAAGGTTGTCTTAAGTGTGGGTGTGGGTTAGGAGGTGTTGCAGCAAGTATTGGAATATTTGGAACAATTGCTGTAAATGAGTGGACAAAAGCTGCTACGGCAACTGCTACTCAAAAGGGTATTGAGGCAGGCATTAATGTAGTAATAGATACATTAAAAAACTTATTTCACATAGATGGAGTAACGGATCTTAAATGGAAAACACTCATTACTGCACAAAATTATACTGATAAGTCTCTTGTTGATGGAGTTATTAGGGAATTAGCTCGTACACTTTGCAGAGGTTCTGAAGATACAGCAGGTGGATTTTGTCTTTTCACAGATAAAGCTAATACCCTTACTCAAGCAATTAATGGACATGTACCAAAAGCTATTTCGAAAGGTACTGCAGAATTTGTAACAGTTACGGAAGCAGAAATTGGGAATGTAACAACAACAGGTGGTGCTTATTTTACTGGTATAATAGTCTCAGTTGTTGTAATAGTAGTTATTGTATTagttatgataattatttactTGGTTTTGCGTAATAGacgaaaaacaaaaatgacaaaaaaattgcaatatatgaaattattaaaagaatag